The bacterium genome segment CGCGCCGCTACGTCGTCACGCCGAACGTCGATCACATCGTGCGGCTCGAGCGGGACGCCGAGTTCCGCGCGGTCTACGCCGGCGCCGCGCTGACGCTGCCCGACGGGATGCCTCTCGTCTGGGCCTCGCGCCTGCTGGGCCGGCCGCTGCCGGCGCGCGTCACCGGCGCCGATCTCTTTCCCGAAGTCTGCGCGCGCGCCGCGGCGGCGGGGCTGCCGATCTTCCTGCTCGGCGGGCTTCCCGGCGTGGCCGACCGCGCCGCGGACGCGCTCCGCGCGCGGCATCCCGCGCTCCGCGTCGCCGGCACGTACTCGCCGCCGTTCGGCTTCGAGAACGACGCCGCGGAGAACGAGCGGGTTCTCGCCGCGGTGAACGCCGCGGCCGCGCCGATCCTCTTCGTCGGGCTCGGCGCGCCGAAGCAGGAGAAGTGGATCGCGCGCGAACTGCCGCGCCTCGCGGCGCGCGTCGCGCTCGGCGTCGGCGCCGCGTTCGACTTCGTCGCCGGCAGCAAGAGGCGCGCCCCGGCGCTCGTGCGCCGCGCG includes the following:
- a CDS encoding WecB/TagA/CpsF family glycosyltransferase; the encoded protein is MGKRRLFGIDVDDVGLDEAADTVVRWAAEEGARRYVVTPNVDHIVRLERDAEFRAVYAGAALTLPDGMPLVWASRLLGRPLPARVTGADLFPEVCARAAAAGLPIFLLGGLPGVADRAADALRARHPALRVAGTYSPPFGFENDAAENERVLAAVNAAAAPILFVGLGAPKQEKWIARELPRLAARVALGVGAAFDFVAGSKRRAPALVRRAGFEFLWRFAQEPRRLFRRYFVDDVRFAAMVWRERRRGGTR